One genomic window of Polyangium aurulentum includes the following:
- a CDS encoding thioredoxin-like domain-containing protein, which produces MSLTIHAPDLDGALAWLNTDRPLSMRELRGNVVILDFWTYCCINCMHVLPILRAIEERHASDPLVVIGVHSGKFDAERDPARIREAIDRYDIAHPVAVDDDMTLWSRFGVRSWPTLVVVRPDGTIAAVAPGEPDLDVLEAFVQRELDLARKKGSLAAHPPRIARTAAADAGPLRYPGKITRLPDGRLLISDSGHHRLLLCNANGDVHAAIGSGKRGLRDGAFHEAAFDDPQGAAFYNGALYVADARNHAIRRVDLDRRTVLTVAGTGELGRSLPEGRALARTTALRSPWDLVAHEDSLFVAMAGTHQIWRFFPDSGEIEVFAGSGVEALVDGERTQSAWAQPSGLALRGQTLYVADSETSAVRALDLQSGAVRTLVGQGLFDFGHKDGPAREARLQHALGVAATADGILVADTYNGAIRHVTDPGGSLEGEVRTLLTGLHEPGAIVATCDGTWLIADTNAHRVVRVVAGHVDPIELQGAPTPDTGSLDPSAPRARRDVSAEGWFTAILELPPGLGLGPGDGLVALRLHAQPGLELSGGSPVRIALEVSRRSDLLLLPSTVHVLQASGGATQEVLIPVTVKQPPTPTVEAEIVAALRYVACDVRDHTACYPGHMDIRIPVRLLAQGGTGRIEFRVPLPELSV; this is translated from the coding sequence ATGTCCCTCACCATCCACGCACCCGACCTCGACGGCGCGCTCGCCTGGCTCAACACCGATCGCCCGCTCTCCATGCGCGAGCTGCGCGGCAACGTCGTCATCCTCGATTTCTGGACCTACTGCTGCATCAACTGCATGCACGTCCTGCCCATCCTCCGCGCCATCGAGGAGCGCCACGCCTCTGATCCCCTGGTCGTCATCGGCGTGCACAGCGGCAAGTTCGACGCCGAGCGCGACCCCGCACGCATTCGCGAGGCCATCGACCGCTACGACATCGCACATCCCGTCGCCGTCGACGACGACATGACCCTCTGGTCCCGCTTCGGCGTCCGCTCATGGCCCACCCTCGTCGTGGTTCGCCCCGACGGCACCATCGCCGCCGTCGCGCCAGGCGAGCCCGACCTCGATGTCCTCGAAGCCTTCGTTCAGCGCGAGCTCGACCTCGCCCGCAAAAAGGGCTCCCTCGCCGCACATCCGCCCCGCATCGCGCGCACCGCCGCCGCAGACGCCGGCCCCCTGCGCTATCCAGGCAAAATCACGCGCCTGCCCGACGGCCGTCTCCTCATCAGCGACAGCGGCCATCACCGCCTGCTCCTTTGCAACGCGAACGGCGACGTCCACGCCGCCATCGGATCCGGCAAGCGCGGCCTTCGCGACGGCGCCTTTCACGAGGCCGCCTTCGACGACCCCCAGGGCGCAGCCTTCTACAACGGCGCCCTCTACGTCGCCGATGCGCGCAATCACGCCATCCGCCGCGTCGACCTCGACCGCCGCACCGTGCTCACCGTCGCAGGCACCGGCGAGCTCGGGCGCTCCCTCCCCGAAGGCCGCGCCCTCGCGCGCACGACCGCGCTGCGATCGCCCTGGGACCTCGTCGCCCACGAGGACAGCCTCTTCGTCGCCATGGCCGGCACCCACCAGATCTGGCGCTTCTTCCCCGACAGCGGCGAGATCGAGGTCTTCGCAGGCAGCGGCGTCGAGGCCCTCGTCGACGGCGAACGCACGCAGTCCGCCTGGGCCCAGCCCTCGGGGCTCGCCCTGCGCGGACAAACCCTCTACGTCGCCGACAGCGAGACGAGCGCGGTCCGCGCCCTCGACCTGCAATCCGGTGCCGTGCGCACCCTCGTCGGTCAGGGCCTCTTCGACTTCGGTCACAAGGACGGCCCCGCCAGGGAGGCGCGCCTCCAGCACGCGCTCGGCGTCGCCGCCACCGCCGACGGCATTCTCGTCGCCGACACGTACAACGGCGCCATCCGCCACGTCACCGATCCCGGCGGCAGCCTCGAGGGCGAGGTCCGCACCCTGCTCACGGGCCTCCACGAGCCCGGCGCCATCGTCGCCACCTGCGACGGCACGTGGCTCATCGCCGACACCAACGCCCACCGCGTCGTCCGCGTCGTCGCCGGCCACGTCGACCCCATCGAGCTGCAAGGCGCCCCCACCCCCGACACCGGCTCGCTCGATCCCTCCGCCCCGCGCGCCCGCCGCGACGTCTCCGCCGAGGGCTGGTTCACCGCGATCCTCGAGCTTCCCCCCGGCCTCGGCCTCGGCCCCGGCGATGGCCTCGTCGCCCTGCGCCTGCACGCCCAGCCCGGCCTCGAGCTGTCCGGCGGCTCGCCCGTCCGCATCGCCCTCGAGGTCTCCCGCCGCTCCGACCTGCTCCTGCTCCCCTCCACCGTCCACGTCCTCCAAGCCTCGGGCGGCGCCACGCAGGAGGTCCTGATCCCCGTCACGGTGAAACAGCCCCCCACGCCCACCGTCGAGGCAGAGATTGTCGCCGCCCTCCGGTACGTCGCCTGCGACGTCCGCGACCACACGGCTTGCTATCCGGGTCACATGGACATCCGGATTCCCGTGCGTCTGCTCGCTCAGGGAGGCACCGGGCGCATCGAATTTCGCGTGCCGCTCCCCGAGCTCTCCGTGTAG
- a CDS encoding Uma2 family endonuclease, with protein sequence MGLPAEKIRRATYADLEAVPANQVAEIIDGQLHVHPRPAPRHARASSALGGELFGPFDKGHGGPGGWVILDEPELHFGPERDQDVLVPDLAGWRVERLPELPETAYFTVAPDWVCEVLSPSTEAVDRVEKMPIYAREGVRHAWLLNPLLETLEVYALSSNGLWLMRSTHRGAARVRAEPFDAIELDLALLWQRKAPPPPAEP encoded by the coding sequence ATGGGTTTGCCCGCCGAGAAGATCCGCCGCGCCACGTACGCCGATCTCGAGGCCGTACCTGCGAACCAGGTGGCCGAGATCATCGACGGACAGCTCCACGTGCACCCGCGCCCGGCGCCGAGGCACGCACGCGCCTCTTCCGCGCTCGGCGGCGAGCTCTTCGGGCCCTTCGACAAAGGGCACGGAGGGCCCGGGGGATGGGTGATCCTCGACGAGCCCGAGCTGCATTTCGGCCCGGAGCGCGACCAGGACGTCCTCGTCCCCGACCTCGCTGGCTGGCGCGTCGAGCGCCTCCCCGAGCTGCCCGAGACGGCCTACTTCACGGTCGCCCCCGACTGGGTCTGCGAGGTCCTGAGCCCCTCGACCGAGGCCGTCGACCGCGTCGAGAAGATGCCCATCTACGCGCGCGAAGGCGTGCGGCACGCGTGGCTCCTGAACCCGCTGCTCGAGACCCTCGAGGTGTACGCTTTGAGCTCCAACGGCTTGTGGCTCATGCGCAGCACGCACCGCGGCGCCGCTCGCGTCCGCGCAGAGCCCTTCGACGCCATCGAGCTCGACCTCGCGCTGCTCTGGCAGCGGAAGGCGCCACCGCCTCCCGCCGAGCCCTAG
- a CDS encoding response regulator, giving the protein MGAQATVLAEARGTAVKNERLGGVRADFVATLGRRVVELKSALSGLAADPASPVRRDDLRRRVHALAAAARLLRFNKLAEELVAGEAAVDRIAERGKLTEDDTKGLREMLDRLPELAWGEAALIEPERPEAMPRSAGSPRTLPSLERPVRPGEAADGSPAPTPSVPQTVLVVAPAAVAQGLAGESPEGAVSPYEVEHIEDEGVVPDLARALAPDVIVIDADRPSARDLVATLLADPLTEEVPIILLGRFKKPDDAALYVALGVARTLPKPVSPDALRKACAEVAATYVRRDIVRAPIGGVTLDQLGARLAEELRRGLCDAADARARSTRIELGEGSEVLGALWGAVARIRDVVTIESRGKVRFSPSGPEGAMPLAPWIGGPDQVGKAGRARAFGEARGAKTPSLDGLDVLVADDDAAVTWFLAGVLRAAGARVHEAHDGLRALEIACEVSPDLVISDIVMPGLDGFALCRAIKRDFALRDVPVVLLSWKEDLLQRVRELGAGADGYLRKEASALSIVHRLREILRPRLRVAERLAGGGEVRGRIDGLTPRTLLSLACTHRPSSTLTVRDALYLYEVEIREGRPVRATRTTADGSFERGPGVLARLLGVGSGRFVVAPVSEEDSGRLASGRSDLSGTLAEQLIAPIAVARAAQRLLSGASLISVERVEIDIAALGPTADATPEPARTLLRSVAAGASPRALLVSGKAAPHLVEDVLCDAAAHGAITAVLGEGGVDLLTPATQHETDRLRGVRRLPPPVELPPLSALLPEPAPSTPQPISEVIDRSAHPAPVALREELSPSGSFTDDLFAEDALLEDEAILPSEPTLDVRPQPQLVPARKLELSPPPPRIEPPVVAPPALALAPASHAQPLPPPPALRPTTLGSLVPPPVAEVPLSPPPRAALPSAHAPGRSHHELDADTTSSLRRLRRSTTASQGPDSSAPTRREGSGSKLSMWILFAVAGSVFAVGSRLSQQRAAAPVPPPQPAAVEAPAVVEAPPQAAAPAPSVEPAVLRDRKAGDTVDFPVMPQDLALRPEDKVPAGQGLLEIIAGPSDEIFVDGQLAGNGPVVKAPYAPKRDPYEIRVRLRGEERVRFALVKEGRLTRLRVAPPWSR; this is encoded by the coding sequence ATGGGCGCTCAAGCAACCGTGTTGGCCGAGGCCAGGGGCACCGCCGTGAAAAACGAGCGGCTCGGGGGCGTGCGAGCCGACTTCGTCGCGACCCTCGGTCGGCGTGTCGTCGAGCTCAAGTCCGCCTTGAGCGGGCTCGCCGCGGACCCCGCATCGCCCGTCCGGCGCGATGACCTGCGCCGCCGCGTGCACGCGCTCGCGGCCGCCGCGCGGCTGTTGCGCTTCAACAAGCTCGCCGAGGAGCTCGTCGCGGGCGAAGCGGCCGTCGACCGCATCGCCGAGCGCGGCAAGCTCACCGAGGACGACACCAAGGGCCTGCGGGAGATGCTCGATCGCCTCCCGGAGCTCGCGTGGGGCGAGGCCGCGCTGATCGAGCCGGAGCGCCCCGAGGCCATGCCGCGGTCCGCAGGCAGCCCGCGCACCCTCCCCTCGCTCGAGCGCCCCGTGAGGCCAGGCGAAGCCGCTGATGGCTCCCCCGCGCCCACGCCTTCGGTGCCGCAGACGGTGCTCGTGGTCGCCCCCGCGGCCGTCGCCCAGGGGCTCGCGGGCGAATCGCCGGAAGGCGCGGTGTCGCCTTACGAGGTCGAGCACATCGAGGACGAGGGCGTCGTGCCGGATCTCGCCCGCGCGCTCGCGCCCGACGTGATCGTGATCGACGCGGACCGGCCGAGCGCGCGTGATCTCGTCGCGACGCTCCTGGCCGATCCGCTCACCGAGGAGGTGCCGATCATCCTCCTCGGTCGCTTCAAGAAGCCCGACGACGCGGCGCTGTACGTGGCGCTCGGCGTGGCGCGCACGCTGCCCAAGCCGGTCTCGCCCGACGCGCTCCGCAAGGCGTGCGCCGAGGTGGCGGCGACCTACGTGCGTCGCGACATCGTGCGCGCTCCGATCGGAGGCGTGACGCTCGATCAGCTCGGCGCGCGCCTCGCCGAGGAGCTGCGGCGTGGGCTGTGCGATGCGGCCGACGCGCGGGCTCGCTCGACGCGCATCGAGCTCGGTGAGGGCAGCGAGGTGCTCGGCGCGCTCTGGGGCGCCGTGGCGCGCATCCGCGACGTGGTGACGATCGAGTCGCGCGGCAAGGTGCGCTTCTCGCCGAGCGGACCCGAGGGCGCGATGCCGCTCGCGCCGTGGATCGGCGGACCGGATCAGGTGGGCAAGGCGGGGCGCGCGCGTGCCTTCGGCGAGGCGCGTGGCGCGAAGACGCCCTCGCTCGACGGGCTCGACGTGCTCGTGGCCGACGACGACGCCGCGGTGACGTGGTTCCTCGCCGGCGTCTTGCGTGCCGCGGGCGCGCGCGTTCACGAGGCGCACGACGGGCTGCGCGCGCTCGAGATCGCCTGCGAGGTCTCGCCGGACCTCGTGATCAGCGACATCGTGATGCCCGGCCTCGATGGCTTCGCGCTCTGCCGCGCCATCAAGCGTGACTTCGCGCTGCGCGACGTTCCGGTCGTGCTTCTTTCGTGGAAGGAAGATCTGCTCCAGCGCGTGCGCGAGCTCGGCGCGGGCGCGGACGGCTACCTGCGCAAGGAGGCGAGCGCTCTGTCGATCGTGCACCGGCTGCGCGAGATCCTGCGGCCGCGCCTTCGCGTGGCCGAGCGGCTCGCGGGCGGCGGCGAGGTGCGTGGTCGTATCGACGGGCTCACGCCCCGCACGCTGCTCTCGCTCGCTTGCACGCATCGCCCCTCGTCGACGCTCACCGTGCGCGACGCGCTCTATCTCTACGAGGTCGAGATTCGTGAGGGCAGGCCCGTGCGTGCCACGCGCACCACGGCGGATGGCTCGTTCGAGCGCGGGCCGGGCGTGCTCGCGCGCCTGCTCGGCGTGGGCTCGGGACGCTTCGTCGTCGCGCCCGTGAGCGAGGAGGACAGCGGGCGTCTCGCGAGCGGTCGCAGCGATCTCTCCGGCACGCTCGCCGAGCAGCTCATCGCGCCCATCGCGGTCGCGCGCGCGGCGCAGAGGCTCCTGTCCGGCGCTTCGCTCATCTCGGTCGAGCGCGTCGAGATCGACATCGCCGCCCTCGGGCCCACGGCCGATGCCACCCCGGAGCCTGCGCGCACGCTCTTGCGGAGCGTCGCTGCCGGCGCTTCGCCCCGCGCGCTGCTCGTGAGCGGCAAGGCCGCGCCGCACCTCGTCGAGGACGTCCTCTGTGACGCCGCGGCGCATGGAGCGATCACCGCCGTGCTCGGCGAGGGCGGCGTCGATCTGCTCACGCCCGCCACGCAGCACGAGACCGATCGCCTGCGCGGCGTGCGCCGCCTCCCGCCGCCCGTGGAGCTGCCGCCGCTCTCGGCGCTCCTGCCGGAGCCCGCCCCGAGCACCCCGCAGCCGATTTCCGAGGTGATCGACCGCTCCGCGCACCCCGCGCCCGTGGCCTTGCGGGAAGAGCTTTCCCCCTCGGGCTCGTTCACGGATGATCTGTTCGCCGAGGACGCGCTCCTCGAGGACGAGGCCATTTTGCCTTCAGAACCGACGCTCGACGTGCGACCCCAGCCGCAGCTCGTTCCGGCGCGAAAGCTCGAGCTCTCGCCGCCCCCGCCGCGGATCGAGCCGCCCGTCGTCGCGCCGCCCGCGCTCGCCCTCGCGCCGGCCTCGCATGCGCAGCCGCTCCCGCCCCCGCCCGCGCTGCGTCCGACCACGCTCGGATCGCTCGTTCCGCCGCCCGTCGCGGAGGTCCCGCTGTCTCCGCCTCCGCGCGCCGCCTTGCCCTCGGCCCACGCGCCGGGTCGCTCGCACCACGAGCTCGACGCGGACACGACGAGCAGCCTGCGGCGCTTGCGTCGATCGACGACGGCGTCACAAGGCCCCGATTCATCGGCCCCGACGCGGCGCGAGGGCTCGGGCTCGAAGCTCAGCATGTGGATCCTCTTCGCCGTCGCGGGCTCCGTGTTCGCGGTGGGCAGCCGCCTGTCGCAGCAGCGCGCAGCCGCGCCGGTCCCGCCTCCGCAGCCTGCGGCCGTCGAGGCTCCGGCCGTCGTCGAAGCTCCGCCCCAAGCGGCGGCGCCTGCGCCCTCGGTGGAGCCTGCAGTCCTGCGTGATCGCAAGGCGGGCGACACCGTGGATTTCCCGGTGATGCCGCAGGATCTCGCGCTGCGTCCCGAGGACAAGGTGCCTGCGGGTCAGGGTTTGCTCGAGATCATCGCGGGCCCGAGCGACGAGATCTTCGTCGACGGCCAGCTCGCGGGCAATGGTCCGGTCGTCAAGGCGCCTTATGCGCCGAAGCGCGACCCTTACGAGATTCGCGTCCGGCTGCGCGGCGAGGAGCGCGTCCGGTTTGCCCTGGTCAAGGAAGGGCGTTTGACGCGCCTGCGCGTCGCCCCTCCGTGGTCTCGTTGA
- the ald gene encoding alanine dehydrogenase, which produces MLIGVPKEIKTREYRVGMTPAGVRAFVSRGHRVLVEAGAGEGSGIKDEAYVRAGATMVPTAADAWGAEMVVKVKEPLAAEYGYFRKNLIVYTYLHLAAEPELTRQLAKTGVTGVAYETIELADGSLPLLRPMSEVAGRMSVQVGAACLQKEHGGKGILLGGVPGTRRGRVVILGGGVVGKNAATIAVGMGAQVTVLDVRGETMEYLEDVFGGAIETLYSNADNIESAVARADLVIGAVLVTGAKAPKLVTEKLISEMEKGSVVVDVAVDQGGCIETCRPTTHDNPTYEVHGVVHYCVANMPGAVSHTSTWALTNTTLKYGLELADKGVVAAAKADRALLLGINTHGGAVTYGPVAQAHNLEHVSVDRALG; this is translated from the coding sequence GTGCTCATCGGAGTTCCGAAGGAGATCAAGACCAGGGAGTATCGCGTCGGCATGACGCCCGCGGGCGTGCGCGCCTTCGTTTCCCGTGGTCATCGGGTGCTCGTCGAAGCTGGTGCCGGCGAGGGCAGCGGCATCAAGGACGAGGCCTACGTTCGCGCCGGCGCGACCATGGTTCCCACCGCGGCGGACGCGTGGGGCGCAGAGATGGTCGTGAAGGTGAAGGAGCCTCTGGCCGCGGAGTATGGCTACTTCCGCAAGAACCTCATCGTCTACACGTACCTGCACCTCGCGGCCGAGCCGGAGCTGACGCGTCAGCTCGCGAAGACGGGCGTGACGGGCGTCGCGTACGAGACGATCGAGCTGGCGGACGGCTCGCTGCCGCTGTTGCGTCCGATGAGCGAGGTCGCTGGTCGGATGAGCGTGCAGGTCGGCGCTGCGTGCTTGCAGAAGGAGCACGGCGGCAAGGGCATCCTGCTCGGCGGCGTGCCCGGCACGCGTCGCGGTCGCGTCGTGATCCTCGGCGGCGGCGTCGTCGGCAAGAACGCCGCGACCATCGCGGTCGGCATGGGCGCGCAGGTGACCGTGCTCGACGTGCGTGGCGAGACGATGGAGTACCTCGAGGACGTCTTCGGCGGCGCGATCGAGACGCTCTACTCGAACGCGGACAACATCGAGTCTGCCGTGGCGCGCGCGGACCTCGTGATCGGCGCGGTGCTCGTGACGGGCGCGAAGGCGCCGAAGCTGGTGACGGAGAAGCTCATCAGCGAGATGGAGAAGGGCAGCGTGGTCGTCGACGTGGCCGTCGATCAGGGCGGCTGCATCGAGACGTGCCGTCCGACGACGCACGACAACCCGACCTACGAGGTGCACGGCGTCGTTCACTACTGCGTGGCGAACATGCCGGGCGCGGTGAGCCACACGAGCACCTGGGCGCTGACGAACACGACGCTCAAGTACGGCCTCGAGCTCGCGGACAAGGGCGTCGTGGCGGCTGCGAAGGCCGATCGGGCGCTTCTGCTCGGCATCAACACGCACGGCGGCGCGGTCACGTACGGGCCCGTCGCGCAGGCGCACAACCTCGAGCACGTCTCGGTCGACCGCGCGCTCGGTTGA
- a CDS encoding sulfatase-like hydrolase/transferase, with amino-acid sequence MVSLSARAGAIALAFVGAAFMSGCSSCNGGSRDAPGKPAASGSAAAPPLPPPGRTIADIVASLAGCDIEHRGVLLDAGTDAMTGRFAWTGVAPLGVDSVEHDASTWARVSGRTMRLFFVLPEASPIFVSARSMGIASRAATVSLDDQPLGTLNFNRNQIRVASTGATTLPVDPGLHTLTFRFMGRARDADAYADLDWIRVGVPDENPATYGPPTLRDVVSPAAALSGVPHRSIALRGPGAVRCALRLPPGAHLRTAIGLQGAGEADASIRILRDGQKPVDVSAQHVIGGEKATWSEIDVPLAPHTGSLVHLELRAESTPQGARVLFGDPVITLPAPPPPATAKARAVVIVVLNGVEREELPPWHGAPTPHLPALSELALTGTTFHRHRAPTTYPAAVLGSMLTAMPPRGHTVTDPGARMPASQTMLGTIAHDASLRAAMFTGVPATFKSFGFGTGWEHFAEFPPQGNDLATTPIEAAATWMTNVLRQAPEARLLAVVHSRGGHPPWDVTAREQATLAPNNYTGVIDPRRGAQQIASARKRGKKDKDVFSAQDKERIRALETVALTGQDRAIGSLVSALKTAGIWESTVFVVTGDVGSGADALYAEGQELSEKLLTLPLYVRFPDARYGGANVHLPTEVWDITQTALSALGIAFSRPGLGRDLSGVASGLEDPYEEPQIATLDDRFSARWGELIMTGRYDAAPSLCDLELDPTCAFNRRETMPLAMQALFRRIVARDVATAAPASKREPATIEPETASSLRVWGAMD; translated from the coding sequence GTGGTCTCGTTGAGCGCGCGCGCGGGGGCCATCGCCCTCGCGTTCGTCGGGGCCGCGTTCATGAGCGGTTGCAGCAGCTGCAATGGCGGCTCGCGCGACGCTCCGGGCAAACCTGCGGCCTCGGGGAGCGCCGCGGCCCCTCCCCTTCCCCCGCCTGGCCGCACCATCGCCGACATCGTCGCGTCGCTCGCCGGCTGCGACATCGAGCATCGCGGGGTCCTGCTCGACGCGGGCACCGACGCGATGACGGGCCGCTTTGCGTGGACCGGGGTCGCGCCTCTTGGCGTCGATTCGGTCGAGCACGACGCGTCGACCTGGGCGCGCGTCTCGGGGCGCACGATGCGCCTCTTCTTCGTCCTGCCCGAGGCGAGCCCGATCTTCGTCTCGGCGCGCTCGATGGGCATCGCGTCGCGCGCGGCGACGGTGTCGCTCGATGACCAGCCGCTCGGGACGCTGAACTTCAACCGCAACCAGATCCGCGTGGCCTCGACGGGCGCGACCACGCTGCCCGTGGATCCCGGGCTGCACACGCTCACCTTCCGCTTCATGGGCCGCGCGCGAGATGCGGACGCGTACGCCGATCTCGACTGGATCCGGGTCGGCGTCCCCGACGAGAACCCCGCGACGTATGGTCCTCCCACGCTGCGCGACGTGGTATCGCCGGCGGCGGCGCTATCGGGCGTGCCGCACCGATCGATTGCATTGCGCGGTCCGGGCGCCGTGCGTTGCGCGCTTCGCTTGCCGCCGGGCGCGCACCTGCGAACGGCGATCGGCCTCCAGGGCGCGGGCGAGGCGGACGCGTCGATCCGCATCCTGCGCGACGGTCAAAAGCCGGTCGATGTCTCCGCGCAGCACGTGATAGGCGGAGAAAAGGCCACGTGGAGCGAGATCGACGTGCCGCTCGCGCCGCACACGGGCTCGCTCGTGCACCTCGAGCTGCGGGCGGAGAGCACGCCGCAGGGGGCGCGGGTTCTCTTTGGCGACCCGGTGATCACGCTGCCCGCGCCGCCCCCGCCAGCGACGGCGAAGGCGCGCGCGGTAGTGATCGTGGTGCTCAATGGCGTCGAGCGCGAGGAGCTGCCGCCGTGGCATGGCGCGCCGACCCCGCATTTGCCTGCGCTATCGGAGCTTGCGCTGACGGGCACGACGTTCCACCGGCATCGCGCGCCGACGACGTATCCGGCGGCAGTGCTGGGGTCGATGCTGACGGCAATGCCGCCGCGCGGGCATACGGTGACCGATCCGGGGGCGCGGATGCCCGCCTCGCAGACGATGCTGGGCACGATTGCGCACGACGCGAGCCTGCGCGCGGCCATGTTCACGGGCGTGCCCGCGACGTTCAAGTCTTTCGGATTCGGCACGGGCTGGGAGCATTTCGCGGAGTTCCCGCCGCAGGGCAATGATCTCGCGACGACGCCGATCGAGGCCGCGGCGACGTGGATGACGAACGTCCTGCGGCAAGCGCCGGAAGCGCGGCTGCTCGCGGTGGTGCATTCGCGTGGGGGGCATCCTCCGTGGGACGTCACGGCCAGGGAGCAGGCGACCCTGGCGCCCAACAATTATACGGGCGTCATCGACCCGCGCCGCGGGGCGCAGCAGATTGCGTCGGCGCGCAAGAGGGGCAAGAAGGACAAGGACGTCTTTTCGGCCCAGGACAAGGAGCGAATCCGCGCGCTCGAGACGGTGGCGCTCACGGGGCAGGACCGAGCGATCGGCTCGCTCGTCAGCGCATTGAAGACCGCGGGCATCTGGGAGAGCACGGTCTTCGTGGTGACGGGCGACGTGGGCAGCGGCGCGGACGCCCTTTATGCGGAGGGGCAGGAGCTGTCCGAGAAGCTGCTCACGCTGCCGCTCTACGTGCGCTTCCCGGACGCGCGGTATGGCGGGGCAAACGTCCATTTGCCGACCGAGGTCTGGGACATCACGCAGACGGCGCTATCGGCGCTCGGCATCGCGTTCTCGCGTCCCGGGCTCGGGCGGGATCTCTCCGGCGTTGCGTCGGGGCTCGAGGATCCTTACGAGGAGCCGCAGATCGCGACATTGGACGACCGATTCTCGGCGCGCTGGGGCGAGCTCATCATGACGGGCCGTTATGACGCGGCGCCGTCCTTGTGCGACCTCGAGCTGGATCCGACGTGCGCATTCAATCGCCGCGAGACGATGCCGCTCGCGATGCAGGCGCTCTTCCGGCGCATCGTGGCGCGCGACGTGGCGACGGCGGCGCCGGCGTCGAAGCGGGAGCCGGCGACGATCGAGCCGGAGACGGCGTCGTCGCTCCGGGTCTGGGGGGCGATGGATTGA
- a CDS encoding isocitrate/isopropylmalate dehydrogenase family protein: MASKRKKIAVIGGDGIGPSVTQEASLLLALYRDKAGLPIDLWELDLGADRFLRDGVTFPKEIQIAIQRECSAVLLGALGDPRVPGLEHARDILFGMRFGYDLYANVRPVKALSDRLVPLKDRTMKDVDFVVFRENTEGIYVGMGGQFKRGTPDEVAINEDLNTRKGVERIIRAAFEYAKQNKREHVCMADKSNAMRHAHELWLRVFDEVRREYPTIKSQHLYVDALCLHVIQNPAQFQVVVTNNLFGDIVTDLGAALQGGLGMAASANIHSSDPGRVALFEPVHGSAPPLAGKDIANPFAALLTVGMLLTHLGWPEEERRIEQCVSQAIDERMCTVDVGGHLGTRAAAQWVREQIAKQL, translated from the coding sequence GTGGCATCGAAACGGAAGAAGATCGCGGTCATCGGTGGAGACGGGATTGGCCCGTCCGTCACGCAGGAAGCATCGCTCCTGCTCGCGCTGTACCGGGACAAGGCGGGGCTTCCGATCGATCTGTGGGAGCTCGATCTGGGAGCAGATCGGTTCCTGCGCGACGGCGTGACCTTCCCGAAGGAGATCCAGATCGCGATCCAGCGCGAGTGCTCGGCCGTGCTGCTGGGCGCGCTGGGAGACCCGCGCGTGCCCGGGCTGGAGCACGCGCGGGACATCCTGTTCGGGATGCGCTTCGGGTACGACCTCTACGCGAACGTGCGTCCCGTCAAGGCGCTCTCGGACAGGCTGGTGCCGCTCAAGGACAGGACGATGAAGGATGTCGACTTCGTCGTCTTCCGCGAGAACACCGAGGGCATCTACGTCGGGATGGGCGGGCAGTTCAAGCGCGGCACGCCCGACGAGGTCGCGATCAACGAGGACCTGAACACGCGCAAGGGCGTCGAGCGGATCATCCGCGCCGCGTTCGAGTACGCGAAGCAGAACAAGCGCGAGCACGTGTGCATGGCGGACAAGTCGAACGCGATGCGCCACGCGCACGAGCTGTGGCTGCGCGTGTTCGACGAGGTGCGGCGCGAGTATCCGACCATCAAGTCGCAGCACCTGTACGTCGACGCGCTCTGCCTGCACGTCATCCAGAACCCGGCGCAGTTTCAGGTTGTCGTGACGAACAACCTGTTCGGCGACATCGTGACCGACCTCGGTGCGGCGCTGCAGGGCGGGCTCGGGATGGCGGCGAGCGCGAACATCCACTCGTCGGATCCTGGCCGCGTGGCGCTGTTCGAGCCTGTGCACGGCTCGGCGCCTCCGCTCGCGGGCAAGGACATCGCGAACCCCTTCGCGGCGCTCTTGACGGTGGGGATGTTGCTCACGCACCTCGGCTGGCCCGAGGAGGAGCGGCGCATCGAGCAGTGCGTCTCGCAGGCGATCGACGAGCGGATGTGCACGGTCGACGTGGGCGGCCACCTCGGCACGCGCGCGGCGGCGCAGTGGGTGCGCGAGCAGATCGCCAAGCAGCTCTAG